Part of the Longimicrobiales bacterium genome, GCTGCGCCAGCGGGAGCTGGCGACGGACTACCGCTTCTTCATCAGCGGCGGCATCAGCTATCGATTCGGGTCCATCTTCAACAATGTCGTCAATCCGCGTTTCACGGGATCCGAGGGCGTGGTGTTCTTCTTCTGATCCGCTGATGCGCCGGGGCCGCGGACAGTCTGCTGCCTGCGGCCCCGTTACATTGGCGAACCGACGTCAGATCAGGCCGCGTCGCGGCGCTCCTCGCGGCTCAGATCCAGTGCCGCCGCCCTGCCGCACGTATGGCAGTACAGTACGACGGTGTAGTCGTCCTCGGGTGCCGTGGGCACCACGCGGCCGTTTTCCATGTTGCGGGCGTCGAGGTAGCAGACGACCTCGATGCTGTCCGGCCCGCATTTCGGACAGGGCACGTCCGAGGGGTCCTCGAGATAGGACAGTGCCAGGGACAGACCTTCCTCTGTATCGAACTCCGGGGCGGTGCCCGGCTTCTTGAATTCGCTCATAGCTCCTCCCGAACAGGGATCGTTGGCGCTCCCAAGAGCAAGGACCATTCCCATTTCGGGCCGAGTCGCGCATCATGTGCACCCATGCCTGATTTGCCACCCGCCGCCGGCACAACCGCTGCGCCCCGTGGCGCGGCTTCTTCGCTCGTGCCAGAGGAGTCGCCGCGGCGCTGGGCCATTCTCGCCGTGCTGTCCTTCGGCCAGCTGCTCGGCATGTCGCTCTGGTTCACAGCCAGTGCCACGTCCGCACAGCTCGCGGCGCTGTGGTCACTCGCGCCCGGCGACGCCGCCTTCCTGACCACCACCGTACAGATCGGATTCGTCGCGGGTACCGCCGTCGCCGCACTGCTCAACCTGGCGGACCTGGTGCCGGCCCGACGCTATTTCGCCGTGAGCGCGATCGCAGCCGCATCCGCCAACGCCGCGCTCCTGCTCGCGCCTGGACCCGGTTCAGCCGCCGTCTCGCGCTTCCTTACCGGCTTCTTCCTGGCCGGCGTCTATCCGCCCGCCATGAAGATGGCCGCCACCTGGTTCCGCTCGGGGAGAGGCCTCGCCATCGGTGCGGTCGTGGGAGCGCTGACCATCGGGAAGGCACTGCCCTATCTGATCGGCGCGTTCGCCGCACTCGATTACCGCTTCGTCATCCTCTCGACCTCGGCCGGGGCCCTGCTGGCCGCAGCGCTGATCGCCGCTGCCTATCGCGACGGCCCTTTCCCGTTTCCATCGCGACCGTTCTCCATCGGTCTGGTAGGGACCGTCATGAAGCATCGCGAAACGCGGCTGGCGATCGGCGGATATCTCGGGCACATGTGGGAGTTATACGCAAGTTGGGCTGCTCTGAGCATCTTTTTTACTGATTTCTTCCGCGGGCACGGCTACGGCGATCTGGAGTCTGCGTCCTTTGCCGGCCTGTCTACCTTCGCCGCGATCGCGGCTGGCGGGCTCGGATCCGTCCTGGCCGGCACTTGGGCGGACAGGCTTGGACGCGAAGCGGTAGCGTCCGCGGCCATGGCTGTGAGCGGGACCTGCGCACTGGCGCTCGGCTGGTTGCTGTCAGCACCAGTATGGCTCGTGCTGTCTCTCGCAACAGTATGGGGATTCGCGATTGTAGCCGACTCTGCGCAGTTCAGCGCCCTGGTGACGGAAGTCGCTCCCAGCCACGCAGTGGGCACGGCGCTGACGCTCCAGACATCGCTCGGCTTTCTGCTTACCGCGGTGTCTATCTGGTTTACCATTCACGTCGCTGACCTGCGGGGCTGGGGCGTGGCGTTCTCCCTGCTCGCGGTCGGGCCAATGTTCGGAATCTGGCAGATGATCAAGCTGCGATTGGTGCGCGACAGATGATGGCGAGTTATCCTCGGCAGGCTGATCCACCGCAATTCTCGACGATCCAAACCCTCCAATTTGCGAGAGGTTCTACGATGCGCAGGCTCTCACGCTGCTTCCTCGCCGCCTGCTCGCTGCTCGTGTCCATTCCATGCTCTGCACAGAGCATACGGAACGGCGGGTTCGAGGAAGGGCCGGAGATGGGTGTGCCGGTGGGCTGGACCGTGGGTGGCGCGGGCACGAAGGTGGAACTGGTCACTGTGGGCGTGCGCGATGGTGCGTATGCGGTCCGCCTGAGCCGGACGGGGGCTGCGGCGCCCGGTCAGTTCGGGACGCTCGTCCAGTCAGTGGACGCCGCGCCCTACCGCGGCAATCGGGTGAGACTGCGGGGCTGGGTGAAGACAGATCCGGCTGCGCCGGGAGCGGTCGTCGGACTGTGGCTCCGCGCTGACCGGGCAGATCGCCAGCGCGGCTTCTTCGACAATATGCAGGACCGCCCCATCCGCGGCGCCAACTGGCAGCGATATGAGATCGTCGGTGACGTTGCGGAAGATGCCACGCATCTGGTTTTCGGGCTCCTGCTCCAGGGCAATGGCAGCGCATGGCTCGATGCAATGTCACTGGAGGTTGTGGGTCCGGCGTCGCCGCCGGTGCGGGAAGCGGCGCGGCCGCTGACACCGCGCGCGATTCAGAACCTCGTGGCATTGGGCCGTCTGCTGGGCTACGTCCGCTATTTCCATCCGAGCGACGAGGCCGTCGCCGCGGACTGGAATGCGATCGCAGTCGAGGGCGTGCGGGCAGTGGAGTCGGCCCCCGACCCGGCCGCCCTGGCCGATGTCCTGAATCGCCATTTTCAGCCGGTGGCAGCGGGCGTCATCGTATCAACCGGGCGCGGCGCCCGGTACGGAACGGAGCTTCCGCGGGGTCGCGAGGTCGTAGCATGGCGGCATCTGGGAGTAGGCCTGGGCACTGCCAGCTCGTTGTACCGGAGTACTCGCTTGCGAGCTGCTGTGACCGATGGCGTGCTACCGGACTCGTTCCCGCACCCCGATGAACCCATGGTGGTCGACCTCGGCGGAGGTGTCAGCGCCACCGTGCCCCTCGCGCTTTACGCGGATTCCACTGGCACGCTGCCGCCTGGCACGCCAGCGACGGTCCCGCCGGTCCCGCAACCCACACAGGGCGCCTTCAGCGGCGATGACCGCGCGACCCGGCTGGCCGGTGTCCTTCTGGCCTGGAATGTCTTCCAGCACTTCTACCCGTATTTCGACGCGGTGGAGGTCGATTGGTCGGCGGAGCTGCAGCGCGCCCTCTCCGCCGCCGCCATAGACGTCGATGCCACGGCCTTCCTGGAGACATTGCAGTTAATGATCGCGGCGCTACAGGACGGTCACGGCAGCGTGACGTACGCAGCAGATGGTGCACTGCGGGTGCCTGCCGTGCTGTGGGACTGGATCGAGGAACAGCTGGTGATCACAGTCGCAGCACCGGGTATCACGGCTGTCCGCCCCGGGGATGTCGTGCTGCGGATCGACGGAAGGCCCGCGGCGGAGGCTCTGGCAGACGTCGAGGTCCGCACGTCGTCCGCTACGCCGCAGTGGCGACGCTATCGCGCGTTGCGGACACTGCTTGTCGGACCCGAGGGCTCCGAGATCTCCCTGGCTGTCCGTAGTCCCGACGGCTCGACTCGCTCAGTGACGCTGCCTCGGTCAGAGATGCCAGGCACCGCACCGGTGGAGGCGCGCCCGGAGCCCTTGGCTGAGGTGAGGCCGGGCATCTTCTACCTGGACCTGGACCGAATCACGGACGAAGCGTTCACGGCTGCCCTCCCGCAGCTCGCGTCCGCACAGGGCCTCATCTTCGATCTGCGTGGCTATCCGCGTCAGGTGAATGCAGCCATGGTCCTCGCGCACCTGCTGAGCGAGCGCGGTACAAGCGCCCAGTGGCACGTTCCGGTGACAATGCTACCGGACCGGGCAGACATGCGGTTCCAGCGGGGCGGGGAGTGGGATCTGCGTCCGCTCCAGCCGCATCTCCCCGCGCCGCGAGTATTCATAACGGACGGGCGGGCGGTCAGCTACGCCGAGTCCGTCATGGGGATCGTCGAAAATTACCGGCTGGCTGAGATCGTGGGGCAGACTACGGCAGGGACCAACGGCAACGTAAACCCCTTTATCCTGCCCGGCGGCTACCGCGTGAGCTGGACCGGGATGAAGGTACTGAAGCACGATGGGAGCCGTCACCACGGCGTCGGTATCCGCCCTACTATCCCGATGGTTCGTACCATCGCCGGCGTGGCGGCGGGGCGTGACGAACTGCTCGAGCGCGCCATAGAAGTCCTCGAGCGACCCTCTTCCCGGTAAGCCGGCGGTCGGGCCGGCGCTCCGAACCAGTCCGCGCCCCTTACGAGCCCCAGCAGCACGATCAGGACGCGCTGATCCCTTTAATCCAGCGCAGCAAACTGCCGCCGGTGCAGCTCCACGATCGGCGCGTCCAGCTCCGCCAGAAGCCCCAGACCGTCTGCCGTTATCAGCGTGGTGACGAAGCGACGGGTCCTCGCTACTTCGCTCCCGTACGATCAGCCCCGCAGGGTCCATGCGGTCCAGCAACCGGGTGGCGTCGAGCACCCGGGTGATCATCCTCTCCTTCGTTACGGCAGAGTCCCTTCTCCCCCGATCGGATCGTCAGCAGCTGTCCACGCCGCGTCGCACCCAGAGCTCCCGCACCTGCGCAGTCGCCGGCACACCGGCTGCTGCGGTGTCCTGGCTGACGGGCGCGGTCACGTCGAACGCGAAGCTGATACCGGGGAGGCTCGGAAACCATACTGCCGTGCCGCCGCCGGCTCCCGGCGCCAAACAGGGCCGGCCATACGCCTGGCTCAGCTGCTGGAAAGTCGATCCCACTCCCAGCCCCCGCTCCGTCTGGACGCCGCGGTCGCGTACGATGACGCGATCCACGCGGTCGTCCACGATGAGCGCCACGACCGAGCGGCCGCCGGCGAGGGGTACTACCACGCCGCGCTCCTGCGCCCCCTCGCCGAGCGTGAAGGTCGTATCGCGCGTCCCGGTGACCGCCTGCCGGAGCTCGGGGACCGTCTGTCCGAGCCGCACGGGCCCCACCCCCTCGCGGGTGACGCGGGGATCCGCCCCCGCGGCGGGCGCCCCCTGTGTGGGCATCGGAGCGGTGAGGTTGTCGGCTCCCGCGAACTGCATGGTCGTGCTCATCTCCGACCCGAGGGCGTCGCCCTCCGGCGACACGAGCCGGGCGCGCAGCGTGCGGTCGCGCGGCACGGCGGCCATTGCCGTCTCCGCCCGGGCGCCGGTCGCGCTGTCAGTCTGCGCCGGGACGGATGACACCGCCGCAGTCCTGGGCGGCACTCGCACGCGCTGCACCACGGTCCGCGATTCACCAGGCTGGAGCGCGGGCACACCTAGCCGGTAGACCAGCCGGGTCTCACCACCGGAACGCAGCACCGACACTTCGGTGCCTTCCGGGTCAACGGAGCTGAACTCGAGCCAGGACGGAACGTAGAGCTCCACATGCGCGCTGCGGCCAGTCGCACTGCCCTGATTGCTCAGCGTCAGCTGGACTTCGCTCACGCTGCCCCAATCCAGGATGTTGGCGACGTTCAGGTTCAGAACCAGATTCGGCTCCGCGTCGCGTTCCCCGCCGCGTGGAAACGCGTCGCACGCGGCGGTCGTCAGGGCGATGGCGCCCACCAGCAGGTATGCCCGCATGCTCCGCTCCCGTAATCTGTGTGGTTGAGTTGCTGCCGGGGGCGCTGCGAGAATCGCACCAGACGGGTGCCGTCCCATCAGTTCCAGCCGCGCACGATCTCCATGAGCGCCTGGCCGATCTCGACGTTGTCGCGCCAGCCGCCGAATCGGGCGGACTGCGGGCCGGCAGCGAAAAGCGGCACCAGCGCTGCCGTGTGACCGCCCGTCGTGTACTCGAGCTGGAAGTCTTCGCCCGTCTGCACCAGCGTGAAGCCACCCGTTTCGTGATCCGATGTGACGATCACGAGCGTGCCGGGTGTGCGGTCCGCGAACTCCATTGCGACGGACACCGCCCGATCGAACTCGAGGATATCGGCAGTTACGCGCTCGAGCGGCGCATTGGCGTGCGTCGCATTGTCGGTCGCCTCGGTCTCGAAAACCGCGACGAACCCATCAGGATCGCGCGCGAGCCGCGCGAGCGCCGCGGCCACCATGTCGGGGAGCGCGACGGGGCGGGGGTCTGTGTCATCGAAATCGCCTGGGGTGAACAGGCCCACGAGCGGCCGGTCCGCGGCCCGATACGCCGCGAGCTCCGCCGCCGTCCGAACACAGTCGGCACCTCGGCACATCCGATCCAGCAGGTCCCGGCCATCGGCCCGTGACTCGCCGCTGAAGTAGCGGCGGCCTCCGCCGAGCAGCACGTCCAGCCGGGCATCCGCGAACTGCGTCGCAATCGCATCCCGCCAGTAGCGGCTCGGCGAGTGGGCGACGAATGACGCCGGTGTTGCATCGATCACGCTCGTCGTCGTGACGAGCCCGGTGGCCTTCCCCATATCGCGTGCCAGCGTAAACCAGCTTTCCAGCGCCTCGCACCCGGCCGGCCACGTGGTCTCCTCCGTGTCGCGGGAAGAGGGCAGGGGGCAGGTGCCACCCACCCCGATCGTGCGGTTCATCACGCGCCGACCCGTCGCGTACACCGTCGCCCCCGCAGCGCTGTCCGACACCTTGTGGTGCTCACTGCGCGTATCCACGAGCCCGACGACCGGCATCCGCTTCACTGCCAGGTCCGGCTGTGCGTAGCCTGCGGCCGTCCAGATACCGGCGCCCGCCCCATCGGCTATAAGCAGGATGATGTTGCGCACCGGCTCGTCCTGCATGGCACTGCCCGGCGCCGCCTCCACGGCTGCGGCGCCGGATGATGCTGCACAGCCGGCGAGTGCTAGCAGGACGAGTGGCAGCCGGAAAACTCTGGATAGGTTCATGGTAACTTCCTTATGCATGCAATCGAGCGCGGGCCATCAGCCGCTCGGGGGCAAACTGTCTCCGCCAGCGCAGACGTGCAATCCGCACCCCTTTCACTAATCCTCGGCCCTTGGTCCTATGCCGCCCCCGGCCGTGCAGGGTTACTGTTCGAATGGCTGCCGGAACGCTTACCCCAGCGATCGGGATCTACCATGGCGATTGTGCCCCGGCCGCTCAGGCCGGCTGGCGCGTTGTTCCGCCGCGCCGGTGACACCGATATCCGCCCTGTCCACGCCGCGATTCTGCTCGGAGCCGCCTGTTACGCCGGCGCACTTCTCGGCTTCGAGCTCGCGTTCGTGCCACGCCCTGTTACGCTCTGGTTTCCCAACGCCATTCTGCTCGCGGGGCTACTGCTTGCGGCTCGCCCGTACTGGTGGCTGCTGCTCACCGCCGCGTTCGCCGCCCACCTGCTCGCATTGCTCCCGCGCGGTGTGCCGGCTCCGGTGGCGGTGCTCTGGTTCGTGAGCAACGCCACGCAGGCGGTCATCGCCGCTGTCCTCGTGAGGCACCGGACAACGGAGGGACTGCGCCTGGATCGGCTGCCGCACGTCACGGTGTTCGTCGCGGCCGCCCTCTTCGCCATCTTCCTCTCGTCGCTGCTCGGCGCTGCGCTCATCGACATGACCGGCTGGGGAACGAGTTCCCTGTCGACGATGTGGCGGCGCCGCTTTTTCTCCGACGTGCTTGGAGCGCTCACCGTGGTCCCGGTGATCATCGGGCTGACGTCTGTGCGCCGCGCAGCACTTCGCGAAGCGCCAGCGGTGCGCTATATGGAAGGCGGGGTTCTGGCGGTTGCAGTGCTGACCGTCAGCGTCATTGCGTTCGGCAGCCAGGTGCCGGGGCCGCAGACGATCACGGCGCTGGTGTACGCGCCACTGCCGCTCCTGCTCTGGGCCGTCGTGCGCTTCGGACCGGTGGCCTCCAGCAGCGCAGTGCTCGCTGCGGCAGTGGTTGCGATGTGGAACGCAAGCCACGGCAGGGGCCCGTTCGTCCTCCAGTCGCCGGAGGCGAATGCGCTGGAGATCCAGCTCCTGTTCAGCCTAGTGGCCGCAACTCTGATGACACTGGCCGCCGTGCTGGAAGAGCGGAAGGACGCCCAGGCCGCGGAGATTCGAAATCGTGAGCAGCTCGGCCTCGCTCTCGACGCCGCCCGGATGACGTTCTGGGACGTCACCCTTCCCGACGATACAGGGCCCGCCGGCGAGGGCGACCAACCCCGGCACGAGCGGCGCGGCAGCAACGATGGGGCTCTACCCCTGGAGCAGATAGTGGGGCGTGTGCATCCGTCTGATCTGGCGCGCGTCTCGAAGACCTTGACCTGGTCGATCAAAAACGGAGGTCCGCTCGATATGGAGCTGCGCATCATCGAGCCGTCGGGCGACATACGGTGGATCCACAGTATGGGCAGAGTTGTGCGGGATGAGTCGGGAGGGCCCACCCGGCTGATCGGGCTGAGTGCGGACATCACCGCACGGCGGATGGCCGAGGCTCTGAACGTCGGCGCGAGCCGCATCCTCGAGTTGATCGCCACGGGAGCACCCCTCAAGCACGTGCTGATCCGCATCGTTGAGCTCATCGAGGCCGAGTCGCTCGGTCTCACCTGCTCCGTGCTGGTCATGGATGACGCAACGCGTGTTCGACACGTCGCTGCGCCGAACCTGCCGGAGGAGTTCGTCCGCGAGATCGAGCGTCTCGAGATGAACCCCACCCGCGGCTCCTGCGGCGCCGCGATGCATCAGCGCAGGTCGGTCGTCACCGCGGACATCAGCACCGACTTTCTGTGGGACGGCCTGCGTGACGAGGCCCTGCGACACGGTCTGCGTGGCTGCTGGTCGACACCCATTATCTCGGAGCACGGCGCGGTACTGGGTACGTTCGCGATGTTCTACGGCCAGCCCCGTGAGCCGACGGAGCGGGAGGTACAGCTCGTCGATATCGCTACACAGCTCGCCGCGATCGCTCTGGAGCGCAGACGCGCCGACGTTGAGGCTACCGAGCAGCGCCGCGCTATCACGCATCTCGGTCGCGTTGCTGTGATCGGTGAGCTGTCGGGCGCTCTCGCCCACGAGCTGAGTCAGCCCCTCACCGTCATCCTGAGCGAGGCTCAGGCCGCACGTCGTCTGATCGCGGACACACCTGGGGACCCGCGCCTCAGTGACGTGCTCGAGGACATCATTGACGCAGATCGCCGCGCGGGCGCCGTACTCGACCGGCTGAGGGGTCTGATGCTGAAGCAGCGACCTCGCTTCGCGGACCTGTCTCTCAACGATGCCGTGATCGAGACGCTTCGACTCGCACATGGCGAGCTCACGGCGCGTGAGGTCATGGTCACCACCCGGCTCACACCCGGGCTCCCCCCCGTACACGGTGACACTGTCCAGCTGCAGCAGGTGCTGCTCAACCTCTGCATGAATGCATGTGACGCGATGAGCTCCAATGCCCAGGAGAGCCGCGCGATGACGTTCACCACACTCGGTGCGCCCGACCGCAGCTCCGTCCAGCTCGCACTGACCGATTACGGCACGGGCATTCCCGATGACATCCTCGACCGCATCTTCGATCCGTTTTTCACATCCAAGGAACGCGGTCTCGGCCTCGGCCTTTCCATTTGTCGCTCCATCATACTCGAGCACCGCGGCACTCTCACCGCAAGGAATAACCCCGGTGGGGGCGCCACCCTGATACTCGCGCTCCCTGCCGCCGAGCATGCGCGCGCACTCGCGCGCGCCGAGGGGTCGCTGCTGCAACGCCGGAATGCGCGCGTAGTGCGAAGGTCCAATTCAACCCGCGCACAAATCCCGTGATCGTACATACAGGCCCCTCTCAAGGGACGGAGGAATGTATGAGCAGACACACATTCAAAGACCATGACGCCGAGCGCACGCGCGCGCTGTTGCGACGCGGCTTCGACGATAACCTCGCCGGTCAGGCCATTGCCGATGCGGGTGGACGCATTATCGCATGCAATCGGGAATTCGTGCGCATCACGGGATGCGATTCGGCGCCCGCATTCCTGCACGAGCTCGAACCGCAGCCGGGCGCGTTCGCGGGTCTGCTCGCGCGTCTCGACGAGGCCAACCATACCTCAGGCACTCTGATGGTGCAGGACGAGATACGGTTCGTCCGACGTGATGACTCGCCCATGCAGGTCATTGCACGCATCTCGGCGAGCGTGAACGATGCCGGCAGCATCGCGGAGACGCGGGTCTACCTCGTCGACATCACGGACCGCTTCAGGGAGGAGCAGGAACTGCGCGTTGTCGCAGACCGGCTCCAGCTCGCCGACGTCGCAGCGCAGGACGTTTTGTGGGACTGGAACGTGCCCGCGGCGCGTGTGGAGTGGGGGAGTGCCACCGCACGTCGATTCAGATACATGTCCGAAGAGGTTCGTACGGGCATCGACTGGCACGCCGAGCGGGTTCATCCCGTGGATCGGGAGCGGATCCTGCGCGGACTGCAGCGGGCCATGTCGGGCACGGACAGCACATGGACCAACGAGTACCGGCTGCTGCGCGGTGATGGCTCATACGCGGCGGTGCTGGACCGCGCGCACATCGTGCGTAATGAACGCGGGGAGCCCGTTCGCGTGGTCGGCTCGATCGTCGACATCACCGAGCTGAAGGCGAGCGAGGATGCACACCGCTTTCTGGCGCGGGCGGGCGCTGCCCTGGAGGAAGTGCTGGACGTGAATGCCACGGCCGCATCCCTCGCGCACATCGGAATTCCCGAGTATGCCGATCTGTGCCTCGTCGACCTGCTGCAACAGGATGGTTCGCTGCACCGCGTCGCGGTGGCTCATGCCCAGCCGGCGCTGGAGCCCGCGCTCTCGCTCAACGCGACCGTGCCATCACGCTCGGACGCGAACTCCGCATCCATGCATGCAGTTCAAACCGGCGAGCTGGAGTGTGAGAGCGGGATGGAGGTGGGGCAGAACGCGATAATGAAACGCCTGGGTCTCACCCCGGAGGCGGACGCGCGGGCCTATATCGTGGTTCCGCTCGAGGCACGCGGCCGCATCATGGGGGCTGTGACGTTTGGATTCTCGAGCCCGCGACGGTTCTTCGACCCCCTGTACATACAGACCGTCAAACAGCTGGCGGGGTGCGCGGCGCTCGCGCTCGGCAATGCACACCTGTACGAGTCGGCACAACGCGCCATCCGGTCGCGCAACGAGGTTCTCGGGATCGTCTCGCACGACTTGCGGTCACCCCTGCATACGATCGTCGCGACTCTCTCGGTACTCGATGACTCCATGCCGGAGCGCAGGGCGGACATCCGACGTCTCTTCGACATCCTCCAGCGCACCACCGGTCAGATCAATCATCTCATCCAGGACCTGCTCGATGTGTCGCGCATGGAATCGATGCACTTCACTGTTGATCCGCGTGAGTCGAGTGCGGCCGCCATCATAACCGAAGCATGCGAAACTCTCCGCCCACTGGCCGCGGAGAGCGACATCGTGATATCTACCGACATCAGGGGCGATCTGCCCGCCGTCGCCGCCGATCCGCCGGAGGTAGTGCGCGTCATCGGCAACCTCATCGGCAACGCGATCAAGTTCTCGCCGGCCGGCGCGGCCATCGTGGTGCGTGCGCGCGCCGTCCATGGGGAGGTTCGCATATCCGTGCACGACGAAGGGCCGGGCATACCCGCGGACCAGATTCCTCTCGTCTTTGAACATTTCTGGCAGGGCCGGGAGAAGGATCGGCGCGGCTCGGGACTCGGCCTCGCCATTGCCCGCGGGATCGTCGAGGCTCACGGCGGTCGGATCTGGGTGGACAGCGCGTTGGATGATGGCAGCACATTTACGTTCTCGCTGCCTGTGGCCGGTGTCAGTGGGAACGGTCGTCGGGCCGCAGCTTCTACGCCGGATGTCGATCGCCCTGATCGTCCATCTGCCGACGATCCGCAGGCCGACTTTCCGCAGGCGCGGGATCGGAAGGGTCGGAAGGCGGCGCCTCCCTACCCTGATCGTGGGCCGCGCTGGCCGCCCAGGCGGCGCCACGGCCCGACTCGTGGCGTCGGGTAGGAGTAGACGGCCCCGGCGTCACCCCCGCAACGGGCGGGACGCCGGGGCTCATGCCCAGCCGGACTGCGTAGTGCACCAGCGTTGCGACCCGACGTGCACCCATCTTCGACATCACGCGCGACCGGTGCACCTTAACCGTCTTTTCCGAAATTCCCAGCTCGCGTGCAATCTGCTTGTTGAGAAGGCCGGCGAGGACGTGCTGCATGACCTCGCGTTCCCGGGGTGTCAGCGACTCCGCGCGGTCCGCGAGCTCTTCCGTCTCGACGCGCTCCGACCGTGTCCGTGACTCTTCCTCCAGCGCTTCGCCGATCGTGCGCAGGAGAACCTGGTCTTCGACCGGCTTGGTGAGGAAGTCGAACGCACCCGCCTTGATCGCGCGAACGCTCGTCGGGATGTCGCCGAATCCCGTCATGAAGATGACCGGCAGATAGAAACCACTCTCCTGCAGGCGCTGCTGCAGGTCCAGCCCGTTCAGGTCGGGCAGGCGGACGTCCAGCAGCAGGCATCCTGGCCCGAGCTGGTCCCGACGATCCAGGAATTCACGCGCCGAGGCGAACGTGCGCACGGGGTGGCCCGCTGACTCGATGAGTCGCGCGAGCGCCGTTCGTACCTTCGGATCATCATCAATGACGAATACTTCGGATCCCGCCTCCTGCATGAATACCTCCGCGACAGCGGCACCGGCCGCCTGCGCGACCCGGGCAGGGCATGAGATCATCGCCGCAAGAGCAGCGCCAGCGCCGCGCATTACGGCCGGTTTGCGTCAGTCGCGCACGAGCCATGTCCATGACCGCAGCACGCCGTGCGAGACGCGCACACCCGCGCCGAGCAGCTGAACTCGCGGAGATGTCGCAGCGCCGGATGCTCGGACCGCGCCGTCGTCACCGTCGCGCCGGGAAGCATCGTTGCGTTCGCGCGATCGTGCCGCATCAATGTCGTGGGAATGTCTGCCGGGTGGCGCGCTCGTGCTGTCGCTCAATCGCTTCTCGTCGAAGCTGGACAGGAACCCGGGCACGGGCTGGACCATCCTTGATGCACCGGGCTCCCGGGCCGACGCAATGTCCATCACGCCGGCACGGGAGCCCGTGCGTTCCAGCGTGGACCGGACTAACGCCGCGCGATCCGATCCCGGCGAACGTCGCGCAGCTTCTCCCGCAGCTCGTCCGTCACGGCATCAGCCGAAATGTCCACCACACGCTGCAGCGTACGCTCCAGATCGTCGACGGACACGGTCAGCAGCCCGGCCGCGGTGATGATATCACGCGGGACATCGCCCGAGCTCGCCACCCGCGGCGTGATCGAGTTCCACCCGTTGACCCGCGTCGTCCAGATCTCCACGCCCGTCGCCGCATCCAGCAGCACTACATCCGCTTCCAGATACAGCTGCGCCGCCGACTGCCAGTCGCGCGCGCTCACACCGTAGCTCCGCACTCTCAGATCCAGCACGTAGTCGGCCGACGACGGTGCCGGTACGCGCCGTGCACCCAGATACATCGTCGCACGCTCCGCCGTCCGGTCCGCCATCCGCGTGCCGACCGAGACCCGTGCCGCAGCACTGTCCAGCCGCGCACGAAC contains:
- a CDS encoding ATP-binding protein, coding for MSRHTFKDHDAERTRALLRRGFDDNLAGQAIADAGGRIIACNREFVRITGCDSAPAFLHELEPQPGAFAGLLARLDEANHTSGTLMVQDEIRFVRRDDSPMQVIARISASVNDAGSIAETRVYLVDITDRFREEQELRVVADRLQLADVAAQDVLWDWNVPAARVEWGSATARRFRYMSEEVRTGIDWHAERVHPVDRERILRGLQRAMSGTDSTWTNEYRLLRGDGSYAAVLDRAHIVRNERGEPVRVVGSIVDITELKASEDAHRFLARAGAALEEVLDVNATAASLAHIGIPEYADLCLVDLLQQDGSLHRVAVAHAQPALEPALSLNATVPSRSDANSASMHAVQTGELECESGMEVGQNAIMKRLGLTPEADARAYIVVPLEARGRIMGAVTFGFSSPRRFFDPLYIQTVKQLAGCAALALGNAHLYESAQRAIRSRNEVLGIVSHDLRSPLHTIVATLSVLDDSMPERRADIRRLFDILQRTTGQINHLIQDLLDVSRMESMHFTVDPRESSAAAIITEACETLRPLAAESDIVISTDIRGDLPAVAADPPEVVRVIGNLIGNAIKFSPAGAAIVVRARAVHGEVRISVHDEGPGIPADQIPLVFEHFWQGREKDRRGSGLGLAIARGIVEAHGGRIWVDSALDDGSTFTFSLPVAGVSGNGRRAAASTPDVDRPDRPSADDPQADFPQARDRKGRKAAPPYPDRGPRWPPRRRHGPTRGVG